One Ctenopharyngodon idella isolate HZGC_01 chromosome 3, HZGC01, whole genome shotgun sequence genomic window, aatgatttatctatgcacattattttattttttttaattcatgtgccctcataaactttaatcagaataacttctcCTTGCAGCTCAGCTCTTCTCTTCTTTGATAAcgagggtgggacaacctgccaatcacatgagatccaccaatagcaaaccacaaccatccaatcaattccccacggacaaaatcaagccccgccccacatttgttcttgttcgtcaagccgtttcactcagatatatatcacaatagagaagaaaagtctattgcaacttctgtttcatgcttacttcagttgtcatgtaaataaTAGCTGTATCCCTCAATGCCAAATTCCTCAACGCTTATCTTGACTTTtctttttatggaagcttgtttccgccacggaataaaaaacaaaaaagaaaatagcgactttatctcacaattctgactttttttctcacaatcgCGAGACAtaatttgcaattgtgagttataaagtcagaactgaaagatataaacaattctgagaaaaaagttagaattgcaagtttatatcgcgcaattctgattttataactcacaattctgactttataacacgcaattgtgagtttatatctcgctattctgagaaaaaaagtcgcaattaccttttttattttttattcagtggcagaaacaagcttccatgccTTTTCCAGTGTGATGAACGAACCAGAAGCAAAATCAACCATGATTTTAACTACTAATCtaatttttgatgttttaagAATTGAGAGAACACAAAATTGGATTATTGTTTCTGGTTTAACACTGTGCCAGCCTTTTTTCATGGCAAGAAAGGttcaaatataataaaatgtacagtaaaactctacatacatttttaggaaaacctctcttcaaataaaataaaataaaacaaaatataccatgaaataaaataaaataaaaatgatttgctCAGGGGTTTTCAGAGATCATAGATTCTGGCATGGCAAAACTGGATTAAAAACGTTAACCAATTTTACTTGCTGAATTAAAACATACAGCATGATGACGTCACATGTTAATAGATACTGCACGTTTGGTGAAAGCATGTTTAATTGTCATAAAAACAGTGCCACAATACAAATAAAGATCTaaatgcactctaaaaaataatgtgttggctctacgaaaaaaaaaaattaacgcaACAGcaacaagctacattgagttagaggaacttaataatttgtagcataaacactaAATTTTAAGTTgatcactcaaaaaaattaagtcgctCCAACTACCAGAGTTGTTGCCCTGGAAACAATTAATATTATCTATTTCAGTTtaaatcaacagctatcatagcacatgctaacacAACTTACTtagcatgtatatttaatgaacatgtaaggtattacttgtcactggcattagcgcagtcattgcttCAATGGTGTTTACCATCAtgctcttcagcacaatggtaaccacaaaaacttcaacataaactcttttaaatgtcaaacataacagcattaaacactaacaggtctttcccttcactaaaaacaaataaattaacacttaatttcaacatttattcaccTTATCCAGTCATAATACAAAatatgctgggaactagaaatccactgcctaatttctgaagttatcaagacaattgcATTATGTTACTAcaacttaaaggtgcactatgtaatattttctgccCGCTAGAgttctattcaaaacaaaggcgtagcttgatgacgccaagtttaagcacggaatcttgggacatgtggtcttcatcTCAACGgtcggtggaaaagaattgggataggactcgggaacaaatcatgttcatggatgcgattattaacattactgtaatatgaagcagagcaggaccgagtgttgtgggagctgaacgaggcctctggagcgattgcgcaacacacgcctcacgagcagcagaacttttattatgctacAGCAGCCGGCGCCGCTgctgcttttccggtcatgagtatgaggtaacacagctttgtttatcatattagatacatttgagtgtgttgaaaatgttataatgttactctgtgcgttcgctccgtggctgctgtgagacacttgtttgagacacactgcagtaagatagatagattttagaatatcatattaaatgctggatggcttgtgttcataaatgtaaaacgtattgtatgatggagaaaatgctatattactgttactaaaaataaagctgcatctgattatgctatgtgagctacttcacaaaatagtttttttctctgaggcatggtaaagcatggtactcgcaaataaatcaagaaaattgtatttaaacaattagactaaacgtgttgagctatataacatttagttttctgtctataaatatatcaaaatagttGTTCcattgtctattaaaacatgtaatatattaaagcgtctttggtgtttccatggtaacCGAGGAAACCGAGGGAAATGCGGGTATGACACAATTGACAGGCGattcctcacacgtcccggagccttggttaaaattgcaaacatttgtgatattgtaagtactcaagtgaatgaaatatataacactggcctagtggtttgtggatattttactgcaaaattcttacatattgcacgtttaatttgttttttgttttttaaagccaattaatgcagaaatttgagtttcatttacaaacaaaattaagatgatgtaatgatcaacattattatgtaaaCAGAGctctacaaaataatgtttgcaacttaaaaggtttaattaaaacaataaattagaaattttAACTTGtaacaatgcatttatttaagttgtggtaacaggtcccctgaattactttttagagtgtggGTTTAAAAAAGGCTTTAAGCAAAATACAGTTTCTATCTTCTTTTCTGCAGGTGAAATTACATGATTTATGCAACacttttatgcatttagcagacacttttaccAAAAGTGGCTTACAAAGCATTTACACAATAGTATACTACATTTTGGGAGCCAGTCACAAAATGAGTCCACAAGAAGATTGTAGTTGATAATTCATCACACTGGAAACTGAAGTCAAGAGCATTGTGTTGTGGGATACAATATCTAAGCTCTGTTGTATACTGAATATGCTGACAAATGTACAAGACTGATCAACCTATCACAATGAAGACATGACCCCTAACTTAATCTGATTGAACTTTAAGCATCACAAAAGAAAGGCATGGCTAACTGACTAGTCAGGAGGATGAGTAAGCCCactttttaccttttattttttatgtttatggtTGCAAAATCAACTTATAATCTTAAGGATAATATTCAAAGTTAATTTGAATATCTTTCAGAGCTGTAAAACATATGAAATGTTTAAAGTATAATGTCCATCGCAATGCCTTCACCTACTATCGGAAAtgtgataattcccacttctgaagtcgtgattacgagctcatctcattcaagtttcgaaatgggagggcgttcatgtgaaattctttacctaggaaactcgtatttatgataattatgagagcacatgaaggcagcactTGTGTGCCAGGTTGTGAAATTTGCTAAAATAGCTAAAAGCTAAAATACAGAGTTACAAATGCTAATGTTTCATGaacattaatgtttattaattattaacttgTGTTATTAACACACACAACACCTTGATGCAATATGCACACAATCATATATTAATCAAAACCAGGGTACACATAAAAATACCCACAAACCCACTGCAACCAGCAAAAAGAATCAAACAAGTTTTTGAGACTTCATCTTATCATTTGACCTTTTTTTCTACATTCATATTACATTGCTCATTGTTACAGTATGTTTCAAAATCTTCAAAGTTCACATACTGTGTTTATAAACTGTAGTTCATAAGTatggttaaaaatgaaacattttatgtttctctttagtaaaaaaatgttttaaaaagaagaagagcAAATATCAAGTAGGTAGAATAATAATTTTGCTCAGGTCTGAAGGGGTTAACGCTGCGCCCCATTTGCTTCGGAAGTAGGATGTTGTAGCTGGGAATGATGTCACACTCGAGTTGACAGTACACAAGTCGGAAAAGCCAACATGGAGGCGTCCAGGGAAACCTTTGTTGTGCTTCCAGTTTCGCAATACAAACAACTACAGAACAAATATGAAGTACATCTAAAAAACATAACGGAAGAAGAAAGGAGACGCAGAAGGTGGGTTGCTTTTCGGTGAATTGTAATGGTGTGAAAACCGGCATTTTATTCGGTCGTTTTGTAACCAGCACACAAAAGGGTGGCGGCTCGTTCTTATAATACTGTGACTGTATTCTTTACTTAAATGCAGTTTATCTCTGACTTAGGATACTGATATCCTCAGTGCTGCGATCAACACAGCGACTGATCCTGAAGAATGAGACAGAGGGGGAACTCGGAGTCGGAGGAACCGCAACAACCACAACAACCCCGACTTCAGAATGCAAAATGGCTGCTCAGCGCCTCAACAGTAAGTTaaactatattaatatattgtttattagcGCTTCTGTTTGTCTGTGTCTCAAACGGTACTATCCAACCGCAAATTTGTGGACATGGTACTTCTGCTCAAAATGCTAGTGATTCGTTCGATTTCTAAGCCGGTCTGTCCAGACGGAATTGAACTTTAGTTCTGGGTTGATGACGCAAGACGCACATCCTTACGCAGCACCGAATGAGCCAATGAGCAAGTCCAGACGGGTTATTGAACGAAAGAACCGGTTCGaaattaatgattaaaaaagaaCCGACTCAGTAAGAATCGAATGAGAGTGTTCGAACTGTCGAAGTTTTCGGAGTATTATATAGGCTGTTAATTTTTGAGGTTTTGAAATTGTGCACAGTTTATCTATGAATGACATTTTGAACATGGAgagttgtttgttcatgtttattcatttaaatgaacaaatatatgTTGTGATGTTAACAGTGTTTGCTTTTTTTCTAGTATATTTGGACAACAACGTGAACATGTTCATGGATCCCCAGAGGAGCACTGCATTCACCGGTCCCTTGTACCAGGCGGCAGCAGACCCCACCACATACTACTTAAATGAGGACATGACAATCATGATAAACATGGTTGAAGCAGAAGACTTGAACACCATAAAAGGTTAGATAACAATAACACCAATAATAATAACGTTAATAATGTCGCGCTTCCTAACCTGTTGCTTTTTGCGTGTTTTAGAAAGCCACCAGGAGAATAGTGATGCTGCATCCGACACATTGCCATCACTCATTCCACTGCCAGCAAATGATGGCTTCAGCAAAGAGCAAACTTTGTTTTTGATCAACCTTATGCGGCAGCACATCGAGAGAGAAGGCGAAGGTCTCCCTAAAACTCTGGAAGAGCTGAATGCACGGCTTAAATCTGCAATGCGCAGTAAAAAACATCTGTGGAGAGATGCTGCAGATAAGCTGTCCAGCCATTTCTTGCAGTCTTTCTGCCCTGACAAGGTGGCCAGGAAGTGGAATACACTTATAGAGgcctacaaaaaaataaaagatagcGATAAACCTAGAGAGAAGGGGTCTATCCGTTTCAAGTTTTATTCGGAAATGGATGCCCTTCTGCAAGCGCAGAATGAAGTGGTCTTTCCTGTCGTCGGCACATCAGTTGGTCTAAAGGTGCGCAGACCTGAAGCATTAGGACAATGCAACAATGACACTGCATTGACACCACCAACTTCCACATCAACACCACCAACTTCCCCACCAACACCTCCTCTTAAGCGTCAAAAAGTAGACTGTGAATTGATGCAGTTTTTGCAGGACTCAGAAGAAGCATGTCAGCGGCGTCATGAGGAGACACTAGCACAACTGAGGTCTGCTCAGCTGGGTTTTGAGGCTCTGATGACAAAGTTGCTGGACAAATTGTAATCGTTTAATGTTGGTAATGTGCAAATGTTGTGTATATAACTTATTTGAAAATCTTGAGACATACTGTAATATATGTTAAATGTATcgatatatttttatgttgcaCAAGTTTAACTGTGCCATTtggatattttttgtttgtgacAAAGAATAGTTTTGCATCGTGTTGTACAAAGTACATTTTGAACTAATcaaaaaaagagtaatatttCTACTTTGTGTCAGATTCTCTGTCTTGTGATAGCAGATGATTGTTTGGATTTTTCCTgtaaatttcataaaataaagacCTTTAGACCAGGAGGCATGactgcaattatttatttatatatttatttatttatttatttatttttactcaagtttatttgcatttttaaagtgCAGAAGTTAGCAAATCATGTTGTTCAAAGagtgaaaatgtaaaacaatataaaacacattgggttgtttttaaccgagcattttttagagtgtatagtATAAAATACTACACAGTAATAACACCATATCTAGTGTATATgagtatatttattaaaattattaatggaTGCCACCTTAAAAGgctgtcactcatctcagtTCATTGTGATCCCACCgttccattataatcagtgaagcTGTCTAcgctgcacaatgaatctcttatttacatcgtGTCTATGCTTTAGTTGCGTCCCAAATTATGCACTAAGCACTTATGTACTTTGTAGTCTACTTATTtgtgtagtgtatgaattttataaggttattttgtcatttaacatcgGAGTCTGATAGCCCCTCCCCCTCTGCTACATTATtgaagctgcgacagttgagtgcatgaagtgtccaacatcccacactttgttttttcagttaattaagtgcatcatctgggtatttgaagtgtattttttatttggaaTTCTCAGTGTGAGCAcactactcacactatttatactacaaaacaTCATAGAAGAGTGCACAAGTCTGCAAATTGGgacacaaaattattttgttataatgAGATAATTCGCAAGCGTGCAGTGGAAGTGTGCAAACGTTttgagtggattctgactaacttaaacacctctgattggccattgcgttcagAACATCAACatacatgtctgtgattggctttattgctcaaaaacacattgtaaagagaaacctttgatgctctCCAGAGCACAAGCACAAATACGCACTGGAGCGTTTTGCAAAATCTGTTCTGCCAATTTGATACTATTATGGagcttttccactgcgtggtacTACTCGGCTTGGCATGGCTCAGTACGGCACGGCTTGGCGCGCTTTACTTTCaatttgcttttccactgcagtttagtttgggattatagactgatcgttATAGTTGCACCGCCTCTACTGCCGTGGATCCGCTCCTCGTCTACCAACAAGTCTGCATCTcatctactgaccacgatacagccatttcttttttcaagttttgTGCGATGGTCGTTTAAAGCAAGTCGTTTCACAAACAAATTATACTGCagtggctgttactgactatttaaatctagcgggtttggtgcctcgtgtttcaaatccagTGACTCTGGTAGTGAAGCTCTCTGACCagtcagtgatctgcagtgtttcaCGTCACTTTAGTATTGGTTTGGCATGCTTGGAACCTCCACcaaggtggtactatttaagcgagcCGTACCAAGCCGccccatgcagtggaaaagcgccaaaaaGTGAGCCGTACCGAGCCTTACTGAACCGTACCATTTAGTGGAAAAGCGCTACTACAGTATCAACTGAGGGAACTTAGCACCTCGTAGCTCCCCCATAGAACTGGGCTTGTGTAGACCTTGACTATGTTCTTTTTTATACCGTTTTACTTCAATTTCATCACAAGATATTCAAACTACAAAGCTCAACATTATCTCAGATGGACCCGCATCTGTGGTCTTATCTTCTCTAGAGTCCTGCAGACTGATCTTCAGCATCTGTGGACAACCTGCG contains:
- the LOC127509348 gene encoding uncharacterized protein LOC127509348, with the protein product MEASRETFVVLPVSQYKQLQNKYEVHLKNITEEERRRRRILISSVLRSTQRLILKNETEGELGVGGTATTTTTPTSECKMAAQRLNIYLDNNVNMFMDPQRSTAFTGPLYQAAADPTTYYLNEDMTIMINMVEAEDLNTIKESHQENSDAASDTLPSLIPLPANDGFSKEQTLFLINLMRQHIEREGEGLPKTLEELNARLKSAMRSKKHLWRDAADKLSSHFLQSFCPDKVARKWNTLIEAYKKIKDSDKPREKGSIRFKFYSEMDALLQAQNEVVFPVVGTSVGLKVRRPEALGQCNNDTALTPPTSTSTPPTSPPTPPLKRQKVDCELMQFLQDSEEACQRRHEETLAQLRSAQLGFEALMTKLLDKL